In Holophagales bacterium, one DNA window encodes the following:
- a CDS encoding TusE/DsrC/DsvC family sulfur relay protein, translating into MPSPSRLDSCLARSEAWTPAQAERSADALGLAPLSERHWRALAACREEAARSGRIPALATIARTTALSRSTLARLFGAAPLAAIATLAGLDLSRSTSLRAPSSRTRPLPRRSLLKEEEPHAG; encoded by the coding sequence ATGCCCTCACCCTCTCGCCTCGACTCGTGCCTCGCCAGGTCGGAGGCGTGGACTCCCGCCCAGGCCGAGCGAAGCGCCGACGCGCTCGGGCTCGCCCCACTCTCCGAGCGCCACTGGCGGGCGCTCGCCGCCTGCCGCGAGGAGGCCGCACGTTCCGGGCGCATCCCGGCGCTCGCCACCATCGCTCGCACCACCGCGCTCTCCCGCTCGACCCTCGCCCGGCTGTTCGGCGCCGCGCCACTGGCGGCGATCGCCACCCTCGCCGGGCTCGATCTGTCGCGCTCGACCTCGCTTCGTGCGCCGTCCTCGCGGACGCGGCCGCTGCCGCGCCGCTCTCTTCTCAAGGAGGAAGAACCCCATGCCGGCTAG
- a CDS encoding sigma-54-dependent Fis family transcriptional regulator: MARRALSDQAAVAAMIGGIDRVFSSLGRVVLCADPRWRVVHASHGIDAMGGDGTAASLVGATLEELLGAELFGSAGALRAAVEAGERREGWGATLQLAGRRPRRVSVTAAPLVERRDDLCDPGVAYVVVMRPAEEALEPGAEPGIIHFSGLVARSQAMQNIFRLIENLAESDATVLLSGESGTGKELVARAFHLHSGRRSGAFVAVNCAALPGELLESELFGHVRGAFTGAVRDRAGRFELAEHGTLFLDEIGDLPLSLQGKLLRVLQERTFERVGESRTRESDARILAATHLDLSRAVREGRFREDLYYRLRVVPVEVPPLRARREDVEPLTRHLLARAARRSGREVRLSPDALRALLAYDWPGNVRELENALEYALAVCRRQTILPEDLPAEARLPARSVPSPVESRPPAGSQPTAPRDERERLLVALEAARWRRDEAARALGLSRTTLWRRMRELGLGVSA, translated from the coding sequence ATGGCCCGCCGCGCGCTCTCCGATCAGGCTGCCGTCGCCGCGATGATCGGCGGCATCGACCGCGTCTTCTCCTCGCTCGGGCGGGTCGTGCTGTGCGCCGATCCCCGCTGGCGGGTCGTCCATGCCTCGCACGGCATCGACGCCATGGGCGGCGACGGCACCGCCGCGAGTCTCGTCGGTGCGACGCTCGAGGAGCTGCTCGGCGCCGAGCTGTTCGGTTCCGCCGGGGCGCTGCGCGCCGCTGTCGAAGCCGGCGAACGGCGTGAGGGCTGGGGCGCCACCTTGCAACTCGCCGGGCGGCGACCGCGGCGGGTTTCGGTGACCGCCGCGCCACTCGTCGAACGCCGCGACGACCTCTGTGACCCCGGGGTCGCCTACGTCGTCGTCATGCGCCCCGCCGAGGAGGCGCTCGAGCCCGGAGCCGAGCCGGGCATCATCCACTTCTCGGGCCTCGTCGCGCGCTCGCAGGCGATGCAGAACATCTTCCGCCTGATCGAGAACCTTGCCGAGAGCGACGCCACGGTCCTGCTCTCCGGCGAGAGCGGCACCGGCAAGGAGCTCGTCGCCCGCGCCTTCCATCTCCACTCCGGACGGCGCAGCGGCGCCTTCGTGGCGGTCAACTGCGCGGCGCTGCCGGGAGAGCTGCTGGAGAGCGAGCTCTTCGGCCACGTGCGCGGCGCATTCACCGGCGCCGTGCGCGACCGCGCCGGTCGTTTCGAGCTCGCCGAGCACGGCACGCTCTTTCTCGACGAGATCGGCGACCTGCCGCTCTCGCTCCAGGGCAAGCTCCTGCGCGTCCTGCAGGAGCGCACCTTCGAGCGGGTCGGCGAAAGCCGGACCCGAGAGAGCGATGCCCGCATCCTCGCGGCGACCCACCTCGACCTGTCCCGCGCGGTGCGTGAAGGGCGATTCCGCGAGGACCTCTACTACCGCCTGCGCGTCGTTCCCGTCGAGGTGCCGCCGCTGCGTGCGCGCCGCGAAGACGTCGAGCCGCTCACCCGCCATCTGCTCGCCCGCGCCGCGCGGCGCAGCGGGCGGGAGGTGCGCCTCTCCCCCGACGCGCTGCGAGCGCTCCTCGCCTACGACTGGCCGGGGAACGTGCGCGAGCTCGAGAACGCCCTCGAGTACGCGCTCGCCGTCTGCCGGCGCCAGACCATCCTGCCGGAGGACCTCCCGGCCGAAGCTCGTTTGCCGGCGCGGAGCGTGCCGAGCCCGGTCGAGAGCCGGCCGCCGGCGGGGAGCCAGCCGACCGCCCCGCGGGACGAACGCGAGCGCCTCCTCGTCGCCCTCGAGGCCGCCCGCTGGCGACGCGACGAGGCGGCCCGGGCCCTCGGGCTCTCCCGCACGACGCTCTGGCGGCGCATGCGCGAGCTGGGGCTCGGCGTTTCAGCGTAG
- the sppA gene encoding signal peptide peptidase SppA yields the protein MENERPNILFRFLRAIWRGVDLSRRIVVNAIFLLIVIALFAAAGGSKPKVPGKAALVLNPKGAVVEQLTGDPVAQAMRKLDGSADAETLLKDLTDALHAAKSDDRIQAVYLGLDELGAIGPSKLQDLKAALVDFKTSGKKVIAAADSYGNASYFLAAQADEVHLNPLGMVLVEGYGIWRPYFKEGLDKYEVDVHVFRVGEYKSAVEPYLRDDISPEARDSYQDLLGDLWGSWVADVAAARKLTPGEVIASIEGVDGRLRAAHGDAAKMALADKLVDKLSNRDEVRARMIELVGKDAESKSFNQIAFADYLKAKGLRDRKPVKGDAVGVVVAKGTIADGTKPSGEIGGDSTAALIRQAREDDQIKAIVLRVDSPGGSAFASELIRREAELARAAGKPVVVSMGSLAASGGYWISTASDRIFASPDTLTGSIGIFGMIPTFQKPLAKYLGVHVDGVGTTWLSGAVRVDRALDPRAGELIQTMIDRGYEEFLTRVGQARKMTRDEVDKIARGRVWSGADAKRLGLVDELGDLSAAIAAAGKLAKLEGEPKVIWVEKEADWKEQLAADILNSTARLVRLDDVSRPRGLSPARRLTEITREVRALAELDDPQGLFAHCLCEVR from the coding sequence ATGGAGAACGAACGGCCCAATATCCTCTTCCGCTTCCTGCGCGCGATCTGGCGCGGGGTGGATCTGTCGCGGCGGATCGTGGTCAACGCGATCTTCCTGCTGATCGTCATCGCTCTCTTCGCCGCCGCCGGCGGGAGCAAGCCAAAGGTGCCGGGCAAGGCGGCGCTGGTGCTCAACCCGAAGGGCGCCGTGGTCGAGCAGCTGACCGGCGACCCGGTCGCCCAGGCGATGCGCAAGCTCGACGGCTCGGCCGATGCCGAGACGCTGCTCAAGGACCTCACCGACGCCCTGCACGCCGCCAAGAGCGACGACCGCATTCAGGCGGTCTACCTCGGGCTCGACGAGCTCGGCGCGATCGGGCCGAGCAAGCTGCAGGATCTCAAGGCGGCCCTCGTCGACTTCAAGACCAGCGGCAAGAAAGTGATCGCCGCGGCCGACAGCTACGGCAACGCCTCCTACTTCCTCGCCGCGCAGGCCGACGAGGTGCACCTCAACCCTCTCGGCATGGTGCTCGTCGAGGGCTACGGCATCTGGCGCCCCTACTTCAAGGAGGGGCTGGACAAGTACGAGGTCGACGTCCACGTCTTCCGCGTCGGCGAGTACAAGTCGGCGGTCGAGCCGTATCTGCGCGACGACATCTCGCCCGAGGCGCGCGATTCGTACCAGGATCTGCTCGGCGACCTCTGGGGCTCGTGGGTCGCCGACGTCGCCGCGGCGCGCAAGCTCACCCCCGGCGAGGTGATCGCCAGCATCGAGGGCGTCGACGGGCGGCTGCGGGCCGCCCACGGCGACGCCGCGAAGATGGCGCTGGCCGACAAGCTGGTCGACAAGCTGTCGAATCGCGACGAGGTGCGGGCGCGGATGATCGAGCTGGTCGGCAAGGACGCGGAGTCGAAGAGCTTCAACCAGATCGCCTTCGCCGACTATCTCAAGGCGAAGGGGCTGCGCGACCGCAAGCCGGTGAAGGGCGACGCCGTCGGCGTCGTCGTCGCCAAGGGGACGATCGCCGACGGCACCAAGCCCTCCGGCGAGATCGGCGGCGACTCCACGGCGGCGCTCATCCGGCAGGCACGCGAGGACGACCAGATCAAGGCGATCGTGCTGCGCGTCGACTCGCCCGGCGGGAGCGCCTTCGCTTCCGAGCTCATCCGGCGCGAGGCCGAGCTGGCGCGCGCCGCTGGCAAGCCGGTGGTCGTGTCGATGGGCTCGCTCGCCGCCTCGGGCGGCTACTGGATCTCCACCGCCTCCGACCGCATCTTCGCCAGCCCCGACACGCTCACCGGCTCGATCGGCATCTTCGGAATGATCCCGACCTTCCAGAAGCCGCTCGCCAAGTACCTCGGCGTCCACGTCGACGGTGTCGGCACGACCTGGCTCTCCGGTGCCGTGCGCGTCGACCGGGCGCTCGACCCGCGCGCCGGCGAGCTCATCCAGACGATGATCGACCGCGGCTACGAGGAGTTCCTCACTCGCGTCGGCCAGGCGCGCAAGATGACGCGCGACGAGGTCGACAAGATCGCCCGCGGTCGCGTCTGGAGCGGGGCCGACGCCAAGCGGCTCGGCCTCGTCGACGAGCTCGGCGACCTCTCCGCGGCCATCGCCGCGGCGGGCAAGCTCGCCAAGCTCGAAGGAGAGCCGAAGGTCATCTGGGTCGAGAAGGAGGCGGACTGGAAAGAGCAGCTCGCCGCCGACATCCTCAACTCCACGGCTCGGCTGGTGCGGCTCGACGACGTGTCGAGGCCGCGCGGGCTCTCGCCGGCTCGCCGCCTGACCGAGATCACGCGCGAGGTGCGTGCCCTCGCCGAGCTCGACGATCCGCAGGGGCTCTTCGCCCACTGCCTCTGCGAGGTGCGCTGA
- a CDS encoding VCBS repeat-containing protein produces the protein MLTSHFRSTFFAFLIAAAWSSFAAPASGQLLPFDQPFLAPTNDVSWRLVVQDIDGDGLPDVSTAGPSHGQVLFGDRTSLLRVGPSFLTGAPVSLAAGDLNEDGFGDFAWASSDLATAYVNLSDGAGGYHWYQALEPSPLTPETLEIRDCNGDGHRDVAATSVGWLGGGDGTFTSGSGCLALHAVVGDFDGDAWPDRARAVYNGFTNTIRIRVALGTAGGLYGTEFDGPLLPPQTSLPFVGDADGDGLDDLVIVHYGVPKQIGIARSVGGGAFADSVFTLFPDGPSQGAAMDIDGDGRTEFVFSSSFAPRAHFFRGAVTDGLIEYATLDLPATSDALVIADLARDGAPELVVDNGPNSGLWVYPNRRGFLIDVPTLDPHGLTLLGLLVAAAGCLLLHRARP, from the coding sequence ATGCTCACCTCCCACTTCCGCTCCACCTTCTTCGCATTTCTGATCGCGGCCGCGTGGAGCAGTTTCGCCGCCCCTGCCTCCGGCCAGCTGCTCCCGTTCGACCAGCCTTTTCTCGCACCCACCAACGACGTATCTTGGCGCCTCGTCGTGCAGGACATCGATGGCGACGGCCTGCCCGACGTGAGTACTGCCGGCCCGAGCCACGGGCAGGTCTTGTTCGGAGACCGCACGAGCTTGTTGCGTGTCGGACCGAGCTTCCTTACCGGTGCCCCGGTCTCTCTGGCCGCCGGAGACCTCAACGAGGATGGGTTCGGCGATTTCGCGTGGGCTTCCTCCGATCTCGCTACCGCGTACGTCAATCTGAGCGATGGTGCCGGCGGCTACCATTGGTACCAGGCGCTCGAGCCGAGTCCGCTCACGCCCGAGACCTTGGAGATTCGAGACTGCAACGGCGACGGCCACCGCGACGTGGCAGCCACCTCGGTGGGTTGGCTCGGCGGCGGTGACGGTACATTCACCTCCGGCTCAGGCTGTTTGGCTCTCCATGCAGTCGTCGGTGACTTTGACGGCGACGCCTGGCCAGATCGGGCGAGGGCCGTGTACAACGGGTTCACGAACACGATCCGCATCCGAGTAGCGTTGGGTACTGCGGGAGGACTCTATGGAACAGAGTTCGACGGCCCACTCCTCCCTCCTCAGACTTCCCTGCCATTCGTGGGAGATGCCGACGGAGACGGCCTCGACGATCTCGTCATCGTCCATTACGGCGTCCCGAAGCAGATCGGCATCGCGAGATCGGTCGGAGGGGGAGCCTTCGCAGACTCGGTATTCACTCTCTTTCCGGACGGGCCCAGCCAGGGTGCTGCCATGGACATCGATGGGGACGGTCGAACCGAGTTCGTGTTCTCGTCCTCCTTCGCGCCCAGAGCCCACTTCTTCCGCGGAGCCGTGACGGACGGTCTAATTGAATACGCGACTCTCGATCTGCCTGCAACGTCGGACGCCCTGGTCATCGCCGATCTCGCCCGAGACGGCGCTCCCGAACTGGTGGTCGACAACGGCCCCAACAGCGGCCTCTGGGTCTACCCCAATCGCCGAGGCTTCCTGATCGACGTGCCGACTCTCGACCCCCATGGCCTGACTCTTCTCGGCCTTCTCGTCGCCGCCGCTGGTTGTCTGCTGCTTCACCGCGCCCGTCCCTAG
- a CDS encoding diguanylate cyclase: MRVLVAVGSARLRRELDELLADWRFAPESHGDGLSAWEALEAPGGPRLAFWQVDLPGLDALAAARRLRGVDAPRYVHLLVLAERGEATPPLAAVDAGADDVLFLPVNAEELRVRLALARRALHLQEKLTVLTDVVRHQADRDPVTNVWNRRAIAEMLARELTRACRDNDWVTVLALHLDGFKELNETHGPEAGDGVIREAAERLRTAIRASDWLGRNVAAKYFLLLPGCNPDRAVATAERLRHASAEKPFPLGEGRSVVLTASVGLASDRGGSISAEELLDRASEALRRARSEGGDTIRQALPTQAGQLPLA; this comes from the coding sequence ATGCGAGTGTTGGTGGCGGTGGGCAGCGCAAGGCTGCGACGGGAGCTCGACGAGCTCCTGGCCGACTGGCGGTTTGCCCCGGAAAGCCACGGCGATGGCCTCTCGGCCTGGGAAGCGCTCGAGGCGCCCGGCGGACCGCGCCTCGCCTTCTGGCAGGTCGATCTTCCCGGTCTCGACGCCCTCGCGGCAGCCCGCCGACTGCGCGGGGTCGATGCTCCCCGTTATGTGCACCTGCTCGTCCTCGCCGAGCGGGGCGAGGCGACGCCGCCGCTCGCTGCCGTCGATGCCGGAGCGGACGACGTGCTCTTCCTGCCGGTGAATGCCGAGGAGCTGCGCGTGCGCCTGGCATTGGCGCGCCGGGCGCTGCATCTGCAGGAGAAGCTCACGGTCCTCACCGACGTCGTCCGCCACCAGGCCGATCGCGACCCGGTGACCAACGTGTGGAACCGCCGCGCCATCGCCGAGATGCTGGCGCGCGAGCTGACCCGGGCCTGCCGCGACAACGACTGGGTCACCGTGCTCGCGCTGCATCTCGACGGCTTCAAGGAGCTCAACGAGACCCACGGCCCGGAGGCCGGAGACGGCGTGATCCGCGAGGCTGCCGAGCGCCTGCGCACGGCGATCCGCGCCTCCGACTGGCTGGGGCGGAACGTGGCGGCGAAGTACTTCCTCCTCCTGCCCGGCTGCAATCCCGACCGGGCCGTGGCGACCGCCGAACGGCTGCGTCACGCCTCGGCCGAGAAGCCGTTCCCGCTCGGCGAGGGGCGGAGCGTGGTGCTCACGGCCAGTGTCGGGCTCGCCTCCGACCGCGGCGGATCGATCAGCGCCGAGGAGTTGCTCGACCGCGCCTCCGAGGCGCTGCGGCGCGCCCGTTCCGAGGGCGGCGACACCATCCGTCAAGCGCTCCCCACCCAAGCGGGACAACTGCCGCTCGCCTAG